From Xylocopilactobacillus apis, a single genomic window includes:
- a CDS encoding NAD(P)H-binding protein: MRKIAVLGANGQIARLFEEQILNAPQFSDVELTLFLRNKSRLENLENNPQVKLIEGDIRNEEEVFEALKDQDFIFVATVDHESDNSITKNVIHAMKSNGKGRVAVANVLGIYDEVPGAFGQWNAEQIGPKGLATARNSDQLLAESGVKYTTLRLPWLNDRDEIKYSITTRNEIYNGVSVSRKSVAEFILKLIDDPNLYVKESIGIADPDTQGENRPVY, encoded by the coding sequence ATGAGAAAGATTGCTGTTTTAGGTGCTAATGGACAAATTGCCCGTTTATTTGAAGAACAAATATTAAATGCCCCACAATTTTCGGATGTTGAATTAACTTTATTTTTAAGAAATAAAAGTCGATTAGAAAATTTAGAGAACAACCCGCAAGTTAAGTTAATCGAGGGAGATATAAGAAATGAAGAAGAAGTTTTTGAAGCTTTAAAGGATCAGGATTTTATTTTTGTAGCGACAGTCGATCATGAATCAGATAATTCGATTACTAAAAACGTCATTCATGCAATGAAGTCAAATGGTAAAGGTCGAGTTGCGGTAGCTAATGTGCTTGGAATTTACGATGAAGTTCCTGGAGCTTTTGGCCAATGGAATGCTGAACAAATTGGTCCCAAAGGATTAGCAACAGCTCGTAATTCTGATCAGCTTCTAGCAGAATCAGGTGTTAAGTATACGACTTTACGTTTGCCGTGGCTTAATGACCGCGACGAAATTAAGTACTCAATTACAACACGAAATGAAATTTACAATGGAGTTTCAGTTTCAAGAAAAAGTGTTGCTGAGTTTATTTTAAAACTGATCGATGATCCAAATTTATATGTTAAAGAAAGTATAGGAATTGCAGATCCTGATACCCAGGGAGAAAACAGACCCGTTTATTAA
- a CDS encoding zinc-dependent alcohol dehydrogenase family protein has translation MKTATFIEPGKIELRDYPMPEIKSEHDAIIKVVRACVCGSDLWWYRGISKREKNTPVGHEAIGIVEKIGSAVKNVQVGDFVVVPFTHGCGHCAACLAGFDGNCLTKIDDEVIGYQGEYLRYKNASWGLVKIPGLPSDYSDDELNDLLALADVMATGFHAADSAEIKSGDTVVVIGDGAVGLCGVISAKLLGAKRIIAMSRHEDRQRLAKEFGATDIVAERGDEGVKKVMDLTNGNGADEVLECVGTEQSVDTAVKVCRPGAVVGRVGVPQKNEMNTSNLFWKNIGLRGGIASVTTDDRKVLLDAVLNGKIHPGKVFTKRFKLDQVEDAYEAMDQREAIKSLLIID, from the coding sequence ATGAAAACAGCAACTTTTATTGAACCAGGCAAGATTGAATTAAGAGATTACCCAATGCCTGAAATTAAATCAGAGCATGATGCAATTATCAAGGTTGTCAGAGCCTGTGTCTGCGGGTCTGATCTTTGGTGGTATCGGGGAATCTCTAAGCGAGAAAAGAATACTCCGGTTGGACATGAAGCTATCGGCATTGTCGAAAAAATCGGTTCGGCAGTCAAAAATGTTCAAGTAGGTGACTTTGTAGTTGTACCTTTCACCCATGGTTGTGGTCATTGTGCAGCTTGTCTTGCCGGATTTGATGGGAATTGCTTAACAAAAATTGATGACGAAGTAATTGGTTACCAAGGGGAGTATTTAAGATATAAAAACGCTTCTTGGGGACTAGTTAAAATTCCAGGACTTCCTAGTGATTATAGCGATGATGAGCTAAATGATCTTTTAGCTTTGGCAGATGTTATGGCGACAGGATTTCATGCAGCAGATAGCGCTGAGATTAAATCAGGGGATACAGTAGTTGTAATTGGTGACGGAGCCGTTGGACTTTGTGGAGTTATTTCAGCTAAGCTTCTAGGTGCTAAAAGGATTATTGCGATGAGTCGTCACGAGGATCGCCAGCGATTGGCAAAAGAGTTTGGTGCGACCGATATTGTTGCTGAACGTGGTGATGAGGGTGTTAAAAAGGTTATGGATTTAACTAATGGGAATGGTGCTGATGAAGTTTTAGAATGTGTTGGAACTGAACAATCAGTTGATACTGCAGTTAAAGTCTGCCGTCCTGGTGCCGTTGTTGGGCGCGTAGGAGTTCCTCAAAAAAATGAAATGAATACCAGTAATCTATTTTGGAAGAACATTGGTTTACGAGGCGGAATCGCCAGCGTTACAACTGATGATCGTAAAGTATTGTTAGATGCAGTTTTGAATGGAAAAATCCACCCTGGTAAAGTCTTTACTAAACGTTTTAAACTTGATCAAGTTGAGGATGCTTATGAAGCAATGGATCAGCGTGAAGCGATTAAATCGTTATTGATAATTGATTAA
- a CDS encoding SDR family oxidoreductase, which translates to MKKKVMLVVGAGQISMAIARRIGADQKIILGDKNINNAQTIAKVMEEAGFDVEAIEMDLSSRSSIKKMIDKGQEYGEISTLVNGAGLSPSQASIEAILKVDLYGTAVLLEEVGKVIAENGVGVTITSQSGHRMPALTPDEDRLLALTPTEELLDLDLLKPENVKDTLHAYQLAKRCNEKRVMAEALNWAKRGARLNAIAPGIIVTPLALDEFNGIRGDFYKEMFAKSPAGRPGIADEVANVAQLLMTSAGAFITGSTFLIDGGATANFYYGDK; encoded by the coding sequence ATGAAGAAAAAAGTAATGTTAGTTGTTGGTGCTGGTCAAATTAGTATGGCGATTGCCAGAAGAATTGGCGCCGACCAAAAAATTATTTTAGGTGATAAAAATATTAACAATGCTCAAACTATTGCAAAAGTAATGGAAGAAGCTGGTTTTGATGTCGAAGCAATTGAGATGGATCTATCATCTCGTAGTTCAATTAAAAAGATGATAGATAAAGGTCAAGAATACGGTGAAATCTCAACTTTAGTTAATGGCGCAGGATTATCTCCTAGTCAGGCCTCAATTGAAGCAATTTTAAAGGTTGATTTATATGGTACCGCGGTATTGTTAGAAGAAGTAGGAAAAGTTATTGCCGAAAATGGCGTTGGGGTTACAATTACTAGTCAGTCAGGTCACCGCATGCCAGCATTAACGCCCGATGAGGATCGATTACTAGCCTTAACCCCGACTGAGGAGTTGTTGGATTTAGATCTATTAAAGCCTGAAAATGTAAAAGACACGCTTCATGCTTATCAGCTGGCTAAACGCTGCAATGAAAAACGTGTCATGGCTGAAGCTTTAAATTGGGCTAAAAGAGGAGCCAGATTAAATGCAATTGCTCCAGGAATTATTGTTACGCCATTGGCTTTAGATGAATTTAATGGCATTCGCGGTGATTTTTACAAGGAAATGTTTGCTAAATCACCTGCTGGTCGTCCAGGAATTGCCGATGAAGTGGCAAATGTGGCCCAGTTATTAATGACTTCAGCAGGTGCGTTTATTACCGGCTCAACTTTTTTAATTGATGGCGGAGCAACAGCTAACTTTTATTATGGAGATAAATAA
- a CDS encoding nuclear transport factor 2 family protein produces MAKTDEKQIIDLYRKENEAMVAKDITTLNKILVPSMHLRHMTGYVQPKLEWIDQIQNGGFQYFSSVEEKIKDIKINDNNASLIGQNKVKAIVNGGAVHTWPLQMKMYFVKDQGRWFITDQEASTY; encoded by the coding sequence ATGGCAAAAACTGATGAGAAACAAATCATTGACCTTTACCGCAAGGAAAATGAAGCAATGGTTGCTAAAGATATTACAACTTTAAATAAAATTTTGGTGCCTTCAATGCACCTGCGTCATATGACAGGTTATGTTCAACCAAAATTAGAGTGGATTGACCAAATTCAAAACGGAGGATTTCAATACTTTTCATCAGTCGAAGAAAAAATTAAAGATATTAAAATAAATGATAATAATGCTAGTTTAATAGGACAGAATAAAGTTAAGGCAATTGTTAACGGTGGAGCAGTGCATACTTGGCCGCTGCAGATGAAAATGTATTTTGTTAAAGACCAAGGACGATGGTTTATAACTGATCAAGAAGCAAGTACATATTAA
- a CDS encoding SDR family oxidoreductase, which yields MSKTWLITGISSGFGKALTEQLLANGDTVIGTVRKDNKDIRDLQENFPDTLDVSHLDVTNLDEIHQVVKDAFSKHKQIDVLINNAGYGLFGAAEELSDDDVNLILATNLTGSIQMIRSFIPYLRKQGHGRIIQISSYGGQVAYPGNSMYHATKFGIEGFCEAVAQELKPFNIGVTIIEPGGARTEFRYGSAHVANLMPEYDQTPTHDFLKMLDPANGLAPGDPSKMASRIIETVDQTPAPLHVVLGSKALRETILRLTDRLHEYQSETDMAASTDIE from the coding sequence ATGAGTAAGACATGGTTAATTACAGGAATCAGCAGTGGGTTTGGTAAAGCTTTAACAGAACAGCTGCTTGCAAACGGAGATACAGTAATTGGAACCGTTCGTAAGGACAACAAAGACATTAGAGATTTACAAGAAAATTTTCCTGATACATTGGATGTCTCTCATCTTGATGTCACTAATCTTGATGAAATTCATCAAGTAGTGAAAGATGCATTTTCAAAACACAAACAAATTGATGTTTTAATTAACAATGCCGGATATGGACTTTTTGGAGCTGCCGAGGAATTAAGTGACGATGATGTTAATTTAATTTTAGCAACTAATTTAACGGGTTCTATTCAGATGATTCGTTCATTTATTCCATATCTTCGTAAGCAGGGTCATGGCCGTATTATTCAAATTTCATCATATGGCGGTCAGGTTGCTTACCCGGGTAATTCAATGTATCATGCAACCAAATTTGGGATTGAAGGTTTTTGTGAAGCAGTTGCCCAGGAGTTGAAACCGTTTAACATTGGTGTAACAATTATAGAACCAGGTGGTGCAAGAACTGAATTTCGTTACGGCAGTGCTCATGTTGCTAATTTAATGCCTGAATATGACCAAACTCCGACTCATGATTTTCTTAAAATGCTTGATCCAGCAAATGGTTTAGCACCTGGCGATCCTTCTAAAATGGCGAGTCGGATTATTGAAACCGTAGATCAAACCCCGGCTCCTTTGCATGTTGTCCTTGGTTCAAAAGCATTACGAGAGACAATTTTGCGTTTAACAGATAGATTACATGAATACCAGTCTGAAACAGACATGGCAGCATCTACTGATATTGAATAA
- a CDS encoding NAD(P)H-binding protein, protein MTKKVLIIGATGTVGTAVTKTLLEETDDQLTLFARSAAQIDASDRKKIIAGDVLKNNDLDQAMKDQDVVLAALTGDLGKFAENIVEAMDRNHVSRLIFISSMGIYNEIPALVGASGNLSTNPILKTYREAADVIEGSDLNYTVIRPGWFTSGPVEYEVTRKGEPFGGHDVSISSIADLVKKLVRDNSLYARESVGINTPTKR, encoded by the coding sequence ATGACAAAAAAAGTTTTAATTATTGGAGCGACAGGGACTGTTGGAACAGCGGTTACTAAAACGTTACTAGAAGAAACGGATGATCAATTGACGCTTTTCGCTCGTTCGGCGGCTCAGATTGATGCAAGTGATCGTAAGAAAATTATTGCAGGCGATGTTCTAAAAAATAATGATCTTGATCAAGCAATGAAAGATCAAGATGTAGTTTTAGCCGCTTTAACAGGTGACTTGGGGAAATTTGCTGAGAACATTGTTGAGGCGATGGATCGAAATCACGTTTCTCGATTAATTTTTATTTCTTCGATGGGGATCTATAATGAGATTCCAGCTTTGGTTGGAGCAAGCGGTAATCTTAGCACAAACCCAATCTTAAAAACGTATCGTGAAGCTGCCGATGTGATTGAAGGATCTGATCTAAATTATACGGTTATTCGGCCCGGATGGTTTACCAGTGGACCAGTTGAATATGAGGTTACAAGAAAGGGAGAACCCTTTGGCGGACACGATGTTTCAATTAGTTCGATTGCAGATTTAGTAAAAAAACTTGTTAGAGATAATAGCTTGTATGCAAGAGAGAGTGTTGGAATTAACACGCCAACAAAGAGGTAA
- a CDS encoding carboxymuconolactone decarboxylase family protein, whose amino-acid sequence MAISDQAKKYHERMFPGYESKFLKTDPEFIERFDNFAFDEVVNHDDLDDRTRLISNLATLIGCQGIDEFQMMLPAALNLGVTPVEIKEIVYQAVAYLGIGRVFPFLKATNTIFEKQGIELPLEPQAQTTTDNRLAAGEKIQVEILGDHMKGFWKSGPKESQHINYWLTDNCFGDYYTRKGLSKEQREMITFCFLSAQGGVEPQLTSHAKTNMKIGNDKEFLIKIISQNIPFIGYPRSLNTLRCVNNAASELEEANGKN is encoded by the coding sequence ATGGCAATCAGTGATCAAGCAAAAAAATATCATGAGAGAATGTTTCCAGGTTATGAATCGAAGTTTTTAAAAACCGATCCAGAATTCATTGAAAGATTTGATAATTTTGCATTTGATGAAGTTGTTAATCACGATGATCTCGATGACCGCACGCGTCTTATTTCTAATTTAGCGACCCTGATTGGTTGTCAAGGAATTGATGAATTTCAGATGATGCTTCCAGCAGCTTTAAATTTAGGAGTTACTCCAGTCGAAATAAAAGAGATCGTTTATCAAGCTGTTGCATACCTTGGAATTGGTCGAGTTTTTCCTTTTTTAAAAGCTACTAATACAATTTTTGAAAAACAAGGAATCGAACTTCCACTAGAACCGCAAGCTCAAACAACAACTGATAATCGTTTAGCAGCAGGCGAAAAAATCCAAGTTGAAATTTTGGGTGATCATATGAAAGGCTTTTGGAAATCAGGACCCAAAGAGAGTCAGCACATAAATTATTGGTTAACTGATAATTGTTTTGGAGATTATTATACTCGTAAAGGATTAAGTAAAGAACAGCGTGAAATGATTACTTTTTGTTTTTTAAGTGCACAAGGAGGCGTTGAACCCCAACTTACATCTCATGCTAAGACAAATATGAAAATAGGTAATGATAAAGAGTTTTTAATTAAAATTATTTCGCAGAATATACCATTTATTGGTTATCCAAGAAGTTTGAACACATTACGTTGTGTAAACAATGCTGCATCAGAGTTAGAGGAAGCCAATGGCAAAAACTGA
- a CDS encoding LysR family transcriptional regulator: MFQQMKYFISVVQHHNFTRAAEECNISQSAISQQIKELENTIGTKLIERKGRSFELTEAGKYFYQEAQEIVRNVDRVVVSTQRLAEHQKDAYILRLGYLVNFGVQEFLQAVAQFSKQYPEVNVQITNGMHETLFGLLRSDQIDLNFSDQRRALSDEYNNEFLTETDFIAIVAKEIVPKDQLQIDAAELRNLPCILIVDPPQRSEDEKYYQEVLGIKSQFKVAKTFDEAQLLVAANQGYLVANSRTARQIDHQINRVLPLYNGNTPLHQKYYAYWKKDNSGYYIETFAELLKQQFD, translated from the coding sequence ATGTTTCAACAAATGAAGTATTTTATTTCAGTAGTTCAGCATCATAACTTTACGCGTGCTGCTGAAGAATGCAATATTTCACAATCAGCTATTTCTCAACAAATTAAAGAACTTGAGAATACAATCGGGACAAAATTAATTGAACGTAAAGGTCGGAGTTTTGAACTGACTGAAGCTGGGAAATACTTTTATCAAGAAGCACAAGAAATTGTTCGCAATGTTGATCGAGTAGTTGTTTCGACTCAAAGATTAGCAGAGCACCAAAAAGATGCGTATATTTTGAGACTTGGTTACTTAGTTAACTTTGGGGTACAGGAATTTTTGCAGGCAGTTGCTCAATTTTCAAAACAATATCCAGAAGTTAATGTTCAAATTACCAATGGGATGCATGAGACTTTATTTGGACTGCTACGAAGTGATCAGATTGATTTAAATTTTTCTGATCAACGTCGAGCACTATCAGATGAGTATAATAATGAATTTTTAACCGAAACTGACTTTATTGCGATTGTAGCTAAGGAAATTGTTCCAAAAGATCAGCTCCAAATTGATGCTGCAGAATTACGTAATTTACCATGTATTTTAATTGTTGATCCACCACAACGATCTGAAGATGAAAAATATTATCAAGAAGTCTTGGGAATAAAAAGTCAATTTAAAGTTGCTAAAACTTTTGATGAAGCTCAGCTTTTAGTGGCTGCTAATCAAGGATATTTAGTTGCTAATAGTCGAACAGCCCGTCAAATAGATCATCAAATTAATCGAGTTTTGCCTTTGTATAACGGGAATACACCTCTTCACCAAAAGTATTATGCATATTGGAAAAAGGATAACTCTGGCTATTATATTGAAACCTTTGCCGAACTTTTAAAACAACAATTTGATTGA
- a CDS encoding LysR family transcriptional regulator produces the protein MELEELQNFVMIAETGNITKAAKNLHISQPALSRHLQSLENELGVKLADRGSRQLSLTDDGTYLLQRAREILSMVTKTKNDLNDQKSISGDIYLGCGETQAMHPIAKAIKLMRSRYPETHIHLYSGSGDELRYKIKSGFLDFALLIDPTNTAGYNFISMDSKDTWGILMHPTNPLSTKKVITAQDVEQMPAIFPRQNYNFSQIENWFGHPIPAEQIIGTYNLLFNAAVMVEEDVGMVYCIDRLIRVVDIPNLVFRPLSPALSTEINFVWRKNRTLSNAADAFLKIVQEVVKG, from the coding sequence ATGGAGCTAGAAGAATTACAAAATTTTGTCATGATTGCAGAGACCGGAAACATTACAAAAGCCGCTAAGAATCTTCATATTTCTCAACCTGCCTTATCACGTCATCTACAGTCGCTGGAAAATGAATTAGGAGTTAAGTTAGCCGACAGAGGCAGTCGGCAGCTTAGCTTAACTGATGATGGGACCTATCTTTTACAGCGGGCCAGAGAAATTCTAAGTATGGTTACCAAAACTAAAAATGATTTAAACGATCAAAAGTCAATCAGCGGGGATATTTATTTGGGTTGCGGAGAAACTCAAGCCATGCATCCAATTGCGAAGGCAATTAAATTAATGCGTTCCCGTTATCCAGAAACTCATATTCATCTCTATAGCGGCAGCGGCGACGAATTACGTTATAAGATAAAATCAGGATTTTTAGATTTTGCTTTACTAATAGATCCAACCAATACTGCTGGTTATAATTTTATTTCAATGGATTCTAAAGATACTTGGGGGATCTTAATGCATCCGACCAATCCTTTGAGCACTAAAAAAGTTATCACAGCTCAAGACGTTGAACAGATGCCAGCAATTTTTCCGCGTCAAAACTATAATTTTAGTCAAATCGAAAATTGGTTTGGTCATCCGATTCCGGCGGAACAAATTATTGGAACTTATAATTTATTGTTCAACGCAGCAGTGATGGTGGAAGAAGACGTGGGGATGGTTTACTGTATAGATCGCTTAATTAGAGTTGTTGATATTCCAAATTTAGTTTTTCGACCTCTAAGTCCTGCATTAAGTACAGAGATTAATTTTGTTTGGCGAAAAAATCGTACTTTATCTAATGCGGCTGATGCTTTTTTAAAAATAGTTCAGGAAGTGGTTAAAGGTTAA
- a CDS encoding SDR family oxidoreductase, which translates to MTIKDKVVVITGASSGIGAASAKLLLKSGAHLVLGARRTERLQLLTEGFEKQAIFQKTDVREQNSVQSLIDLAVNTFGRIDVLFNNAGIMPIANLSANHHDEWESMIQTNVMGVLNGISAVIPVMHKQGSGQIITTDSVAGHVVFPGYAVYCGTKFAVRAIMDGLRKEEHSNGIKTTIISPGASDTELYRSNPDPVMANGLIESWHENDDSSLKPEDVAEALLYAIDTPQHVNVNEILVRPLGQGD; encoded by the coding sequence ATGACAATTAAAGATAAAGTTGTCGTCATTACTGGTGCTTCAAGCGGCATTGGCGCTGCTAGTGCGAAATTATTATTAAAAAGTGGTGCTCACTTAGTTTTAGGCGCCCGTCGTACTGAACGGCTTCAATTATTAACTGAAGGTTTTGAAAAACAGGCAATTTTTCAAAAAACTGACGTGCGTGAACAAAATTCAGTTCAAAGTTTAATTGATTTAGCAGTAAATACTTTTGGCCGAATTGACGTGCTTTTCAATAATGCAGGAATTATGCCCATTGCCAATTTAAGTGCTAATCATCATGACGAGTGGGAATCAATGATTCAAACCAATGTGATGGGCGTATTAAATGGGATCTCTGCTGTAATTCCTGTTATGCATAAACAAGGATCAGGACAGATTATAACAACTGATTCAGTAGCAGGTCATGTTGTATTTCCTGGTTATGCCGTTTATTGCGGGACAAAATTTGCTGTTCGCGCAATCATGGACGGTTTAAGAAAAGAAGAACATTCTAACGGCATTAAAACTACTATTATTTCTCCAGGCGCTTCTGATACTGAACTATATCGCAGTAATCCAGATCCAGTGATGGCCAATGGTTTAATTGAATCATGGCACGAAAATGACGATAGTTCACTTAAACCTGAAGATGTCGCAGAAGCTCTGCTATACGCCATTGATACTCCTCAACATGTTAATGTTAATGAAATTTTAGTAAGACCTTTGGGTCAAGGAGATTAA